In Streptomyces sp. HUAS ZL42, the DNA window ACGACCTGGAGAAGCAGGGGCTGCACCCGTTCCACCTCCCGATCGGCGTGAACCTCACCCAGGACGACCGGGGCCGGGCCACCCACGACAGCGTGTGCATCCGCTGCGACCGCGTCGACGGCTTCCCCTGCCTGTTGGGCGCGAAGTCGGACGCCCAGGTCATCTGCGTCGACCCCGCGCTGCGCCACGACAACGTCGAGCTGGTCACCGGCGCCGAGGTCCGGCGCCTCGTCACGGACCCGGCCGGCCGCAGCGTCACCTCGGTCGTCGCGGCCCTGCGGGACGGTTCGACGGCGGAGTTCGGCGCGGACATCGTGGTCGTCGCCTGCGGCGCGGTCAACTCCGCCGTCCTGCTGCTGCGTTCGGCGGGCGACCGGCATCCGAACGGCCTGGCCAACAGCTCGGGCGTGGTGGGCCGTCACTACATGCGGCACAACAACCTGGCGCTGATGGCCGTGTCCAGGGAGCCGAACGACACCAGGTTCCAGAAGACGCTCGCCCTGCACGACTGGTACCTGGGATCCGACGACTGGGACTACCCACTCGGCGGCATCCAGATGCTCGGCAAGTCGGACTCCGACCAGATCCACGGGGAGGCGCCTCGCTGGGCCGGCGCCGTCTCCCCCGACATGCCCTTCGAGGTACTCGCCCACCACGCGGTCGACTTCTGGCTGTGCGGCGAGGATCTGCCCGCGCCGGACAACCGCGTCACCCTCGACCGGGACGGCGCCGTGCACCTGGCCCTGGACGAGAAGAACAACATCGCCGGGCTCAGGCGGCTGCGGCACAAGCTGCAGACGATGCTCGGCCACCTCGGGATGCACGAACACCATCTGCTTCCGCACAGCATCTACCTGCACAAGGGGATGCCCATCGGCGCCACGGCACACCAGGCGGGCACGGTCCGCTTCGGCAGCGACCCCGCGAGCTCCGCGCTCGACGTCAACTGCAAGGCCCACGACCTCGACAACCTCTACGTCGTCGACACGAGCTTCTTCCCGAGCATCGGGGCGGTCAATCCGTCGCTGACGGCCATCGCCAACGCGCTGCGCGTCGGCGACCACATCGCGGAGCGTCTGCAATGAACGAGCACCCGACCGGCCACGACATGCGGCACCGCACTCCGGACGAACGGGCCGCGTTCGGCAAGGCCGCCCGGTCCGCGGCCCCTCGGTCCGCGCACGGTGATTTCACACCCCCGCCGAAGCGCACCGATCCGGTGGACGTCATCGAGGCCCAGTCGGCGAAGCGGGTCCCGGAACTCGTACCGATCCGCTACGGCAGGATGAGCGAATCGCCGTTCCGCTTCTACCGCGGAGCCGCCGCCATCATGGCGGCGGACCTCGCCGACACTCCCCGCACCGGCATCAGGGCGCAGTTGTGCGGCGACGCGCACATGCTGAACTTCCGGCTGCTGGCCTCTCCGGAGCGCCGGCTGATGTTCGACATCAACGACTTCGACGAGACGCTGCCCGGTCCCTGGGAGTGGGACGTCAAGCGCCTGTCGGCCAGCCTGGTCATCGCCGGCCGGGCGAACGGCTTCAGCGCCAAGGAGCGGGCCACGGTGGTGCGGGCGACCGTGCGGTCGTACCGCGAGCGGATGCGTGAATTCGCGGCGATGGGCAACCTCGAGGTCTGGTACACCCGCTTTGAGGCCGACGAACTGGAGAAGCGGTTCCCCGTCGAGCTCGGGGCCAGGACCCGTGAGCGCTGGGCGCAGACCCGGGAGCGGGCCCGCGCGCACGACACGCTCCAGGTCTTCGACAAGCTCACTCACGTCGTCGGCGGAAGGCGCCTGATCGCCCCCGACCCGCCGCTCGTGGTGCGACTGGAGGACCTGCTTCCGCAGGCGCCGCGTGGCGCGCTGGAGAAGGAGATCAACCGGCTCATCGAGAACTACGGCCGGAGTCTGCCGTCCGACCGCCGGTTCCTCCTGCAGAGCTACCGCGTCGCCGACATCGCGCGCAAGGTCGTCGGGGTGGGCAGCGTGGGAACCCGCTGCTGGATCGTGCTGCTGCTCGGCC includes these proteins:
- a CDS encoding GMC oxidoreductase, with product MRDARHYDVIIIGTGAGGGTLAHRLAPSGKRILILERGDYLPRERDNWDSTAVFVKGKYRAPEFWYDKHGNQFPPEVNYYVGGNTKFYGAALFRLRPEDFGELRHHDGVSPAWPLRYEDLEPYYTQAEHLYLVHGRHGEDPTEGPTSAQYAYEPVQHEPRIQQLSDDLEKQGLHPFHLPIGVNLTQDDRGRATHDSVCIRCDRVDGFPCLLGAKSDAQVICVDPALRHDNVELVTGAEVRRLVTDPAGRSVTSVVAALRDGSTAEFGADIVVVACGAVNSAVLLLRSAGDRHPNGLANSSGVVGRHYMRHNNLALMAVSREPNDTRFQKTLALHDWYLGSDDWDYPLGGIQMLGKSDSDQIHGEAPRWAGAVSPDMPFEVLAHHAVDFWLCGEDLPAPDNRVTLDRDGAVHLALDEKNNIAGLRRLRHKLQTMLGHLGMHEHHLLPHSIYLHKGMPIGATAHQAGTVRFGSDPASSALDVNCKAHDLDNLYVVDTSFFPSIGAVNPSLTAIANALRVGDHIAERLQ
- a CDS encoding DUF2252 domain-containing protein; translated protein: MNEHPTGHDMRHRTPDERAAFGKAARSAAPRSAHGDFTPPPKRTDPVDVIEAQSAKRVPELVPIRYGRMSESPFRFYRGAAAIMAADLADTPRTGIRAQLCGDAHMLNFRLLASPERRLMFDINDFDETLPGPWEWDVKRLSASLVIAGRANGFSAKERATVVRATVRSYRERMREFAAMGNLEVWYTRFEADELEKRFPVELGARTRERWAQTRERARAHDTLQVFDKLTHVVGGRRLIAPDPPLVVRLEDLLPQAPRGALEKEINRLIENYGRSLPSDRRFLLQSYRVADIARKVVGVGSVGTRCWIVLLLGRDSGDPLFLQAKEADESVLAPYAGAGTFPTQGERVVAGQRLMQATSDIFLGWERATGIDGRRRDFYVRQLRDWKGIAVAENMSPNRMGLFGQLCGATLARAHARSGDRIAIAAYLGSGDVFDRALATFAELYADQNEKDHQALVQAVRAGRVRAEAA